The Planktothrix serta PCC 8927 region CAAAATATAAGATGCGGGCATTTATTAACCGATTCCACTTCCCGCGCGGGGCGACATCTGTTAATCGATTATTCTGACTACCATCAGCAATCCAAAAGTCTAAAGCTGCCTCTGCTTCTTCTGGAATATTGTTAAGCTTTACCCACAAAGGTTGAATTTCTAAAGGATAAGTAATGGGATCAAAAATAGGTTTTATCCCATAGTAACTCATGATTTCTAAATCATTTTCAAAAATTTTCATCAGTCGTTTTCGTTCCTCTTTTTGGGAAAGTAAACTGTTAATTTTTTTCTCCCCATAAGCAACTCGCATTAAGGTGGGAACGGTGACACGCTGTTCTTTTCCCATCTTAGTTTTAAATAATAACCAAAGTAACATCCGAGCGGCTCCGGGATGTTGTTGCCAAATACTCATGACTGTACTTAATATAACTTTCGGTAAAGTTCCATATTGATAAAAGCTATTCCGTTCTTTACAGCCCTGTCGATTCAGAAAAAGTTTTGTCCACTGTCCGGCTTTGACTTTAAATGTTAATCCGACTAAATATTTATATCCACCATCGTCTTCTTGAAAATGATGTTGAATTTCTAATAAATGCCAGAGAGGACTATTTTTAATCGAAATTCCTTTGACTTTTCCTTGGGAGGGTAAATCAATACTCGCCATTAATTTACAGGGTTGTTGAGCTAATTCTTTAATCAGAGATAATTTAGCAGATTTACTCAAGTCTTTGCGTTTATCTAAACCTAAATATTCTTCAATTTGCAGATCATTAATCAGAAATTCTTCTTCCCAAGGCTGATCTAAAGCGGTAATATGGGCAGCATAGATTAAATTCAAACAAGCGGCTTTCAGGTCAAAGGATTCAATCATTGCAGTTGCTTCTGTCTGTTTCAAGGGGATAGTAGGTTCATCTGCTAAGGGGTTAGCAACGTGGTAGACTATCTGACCTTTTCCATTTAAAATTTGTCGCTGATAGTAAAGTTCTCCGGTTTCTTCCAGTTCCCAAGTTAGGGATGAACCCTGGGCGAGAATATTACACAAGTCCCAAATTG contains the following coding sequences:
- a CDS encoding helix-turn-helix domain-containing protein — encoded protein: MSYSITNRCIKCDTCEPLCPTGAIQLKNDKYWIDPDLCDNCETYSEPQCVTSCPVNSPVPLQSKKGRYKIDTTRTLPSPNLFTNGKNNPFASAIAIWDLCNILAQGSSLTWELEETGELYYQRQILNGKGQIVYHVANPLADEPTIPLKQTEATAMIESFDLKAACLNLIYAAHITALDQPWEEEFLINDLQIEEYLGLDKRKDLSKSAKLSLIKELAQQPCKLMASIDLPSQGKVKGISIKNSPLWHLLEIQHHFQEDDGGYKYLVGLTFKVKAGQWTKLFLNRQGCKERNSFYQYGTLPKVILSTVMSIWQQHPGAARMLLWLLFKTKMGKEQRVTVPTLMRVAYGEKKINSLLSQKEERKRLMKIFENDLEIMSYYGIKPIFDPITYPLEIQPLWVKLNNIPEEAEAALDFWIADGSQNNRLTDVAPRGKWNRLINARILYFEIPREWESSSKIKIIQHQKSKSRTKVKSSVELSAQQIIEARKIRLLSQRELASLMGKSQSWIRDIENGRFRVKGEDQMLLRKVLGMI